A stretch of DNA from Peromyscus maniculatus bairdii isolate BWxNUB_F1_BW_parent chromosome 7, HU_Pman_BW_mat_3.1, whole genome shotgun sequence:
agaggatgcaggtttgattcccagctcccacatgttGGCGCagaaccatctttaactccaatcacagaggatccagtgccctcttctggcctctgcaggcactgcacacaatGGTGCACAGAAATAAATATAGGCAGGCGAAACACTCACACACGTAACAATGAAACAGAATCCGcagtacttaggaggcaaaggTGCTATAAAGGCAGCTAATGTATCTCATGAAAACCATAGAAGATGCAAAGGAGAACTTCAAAGCAGTTACCTGGGAAACCACTTGGCGTGCTCCACCCAGGGGTCGTCTCCAGACTCCCAACACCTCAGCCCACCATCACAGCAAAAGCACTTGACGTCATCGCTGTGTCCTAAAATGCATAAGTTTGAATCAAACTTATGAATACATAAAATTTGCACACTCATGTGTATAACGTAACACATGATGGATCTGTAAGAGTCTCAGATTAAGATTCTTACCTGTATAATAAAATCCTGCACTTGCAAGCTGCTGAGGAGGAACCAGAGCACCAGAAGGCCAGTTAAAGAACGTTCTAACACGGGCTTCCTGTGTCTGCATGCTCACGTTAGAGACAGTGTATCTCGAAGCTGACCGACTCCGATCTTTTAAGAATGGGCAGCTGGGGAAATGTCTCCGGTGCTCTGACATGGCGTCATCCTTCGGTTCCCAGTTGCTCAGTTTCCCGCCACAGGCAAAGCAGGCCACCCTGTCTCCAGGTCCTACATAGTAGAAGCCGGCTCTGGCCAGGTCGGCTGGAGACAGAAAGGACAATGGCCACGTTTGATAGGTGAGTAGTCTGGCCTTCTCTGTATTCATTGCAAAGTCGTAGGGACTTGTCCTCAAACTAGGGCAATCTGGATTTGCTCTGAAGTTCACAGGGTCTGAGGGAAAGCTGGAGTAGGAGCCACTGAAATAGCCAGTGTTCTCCAAACTTGCACCTAATGAAGGCATGGTGCTCGGCGCTGCAGACGGAAGAGAGGACTTGGGGCTGGCTTCCAGATGGTTGGCGGGATTCAGAGTGTGGACGAAGCTGCAGCTGGGGTACAGCTGCCTGTGCTTTTCAACAGGGCTGTCCCCTTGTTTCCAGTTGTCCAGCATCAGGCCACAGCAGAAGCACTTGACCTTGTCGTTGACACCCGTGTAGTAAAAGCCAGCACGAGCCAGACTCCGTTCCGAGACAGGAACTCCAGCGGGGAAAGCGGAGTACGTGGACAGGCGGTACAGCTCACACGAAAAGTCGTACTTCAACTCAAATGTGTCGGCACTCTTCCTCAGCTTGGACAGGACACTGTCTTGAACCATGTTCATGACGAAAcgatggggaggggaagggaccaGCCTTCCTCTGGGGAGGTAGTTTTGTGCATGGCTTTTGGTCAGTTTTACTACTAGGCTGAACACCTAAAATAAGAAcaaactcatttttttccttctatgtaTTTTGGGATTCAGTAGGATGAGAGTGTAAATCCTACCCTGATACATTTTAAGGCACAATTACACACAACCAACCACACCTTTGTACAATCTTCATGCACACAATAAAAACTAGATTCTGCCTAACAGCCAATGTGTGACAGAAGTTAGTTCCATTCTGGAAGCAGAGTGTTTGGGCACTTTGGGCCAGGCATCTTGGGGGCAAGCCTGCTTCTCTTTGCCAGGAGGATGCACCAGCGGTTCATCCAGCCTGCACGAAGTCTGATTCATAAAGAGTGAAACATGGTTCAGATGCAATTGAAAATAATAAGCCACTTCAAGactgttgcttgttttttgtttcctttcaaagGACCAGGATCAGACTTATTCACTGATCCTCTACCCTTTCCCTCATCTTCACAGCACTGGAGATcgagcccagggccttgggctcACAAAGCCTGTGTGCCTTACCACGGAGTTACACGGCACGCCTcaaactttgtgttttctttccttctttgtcttttttttttttgagacaaagtttctctgtgtaaccttggctgtcttagaactcactgtgtgttaatattctgatatcataacactctgtagaccaggctggcctcggactcagagattggcctgcctctgcctcctgggtgctggggttaaaggtgtgcaccaccactacaaGCTTGTAACAGAAATTTTTAGTTTTGGTCAGAAATTATCTCACAGAGTGTTCACTGAGCACATACTTATCAAGACACAAAAAATTCTACTACCATCTGAACAGCAGAGACCTTCAAATTGGGAATTTCTCACATAAGGTTTACTAGACATTAGCAAATCCGTCTTATGTCACGGCCCAGGGCTTTGCTGCCACTGGCCGGTATGGCTTCCTGCAGTTCCCAGAAAGGCAGGTTCTCTACACGGACAGCAATTCATCATCTGCACAGCTGTCACCAGGAGCCTCCTTCAGGAGGCTCTGTCTGACCTCACTGCCCCTCCACAGGGTTATGAAAACTCGGTCGTTCTAGGACATTTCCTTCTGAATAAACTGCTTCATTTATCAGAACAACGCAGCTGCCGCTGTTCTCAGGCGCAGTCTATCTACAAGACCTGCAGAGCAGAGCTTTAAAATGCCAACGGCCTTGTGGGTGGACAGTTTCTCAGCTCTCAAGTAATGTCTGTCTCACTTCCTCTGTACTTGCTGTGTCCCAGAACAttttcctcctgtttcttctctgccaTTGTCGCCATCTCTCGGCATGTCAGCGACCTCATGAGCACACTTCTCTACTCCCGAGTAAGCCTGATGACTCACTTCCTCTGGATAACCGGCACTGTGCTTGGATCTTGAACAGaggcacttttttaaaaatgccagccAGTGGGCCAGGCAACTTCAACACTGCACCCACCACAGAACTCCTTCCCTTCTGGGAGTCAAATTCACAACCAAATCATAAAAAGCACACCTCAGAGAATTAGACCACATGCTTTAAATGAGCATCTTTGAACAACAGTCCCAAAAGTCCACTTAGAAATTAATTTGTCTGTCCATGCACAAAACTACCTCCCAAGGTTAGGCTACGTCCCTTTTAAGGGTTTTAGGCCTCCATTTTGAGATGTTTTGGTTTACagaagaaactgagaaaaaaactACAAGTGGTAGAGGTTTGTGTCCTTTGTCAACCTGTTTAAAACAGAGAAATTAAGGTCAAATAACTCATGGTGTAACACAAGgtcttttttctccctctctcccccactccctctttcTGGAGCCTGGGATTTCCTGACGTGGTCtaagatggcctcaaattcacaacctTCCTGTCGGCTTCCCAAACGCTAAGGTGACCAGCAGGCTCCACCATGGTCTTTCCCTTAACATGTTTTCTCCAAAATGGAGGCTGGTGTGTAGCAAGAAGCTATGCTAATttgggctggaggtgtggctcagtggtagggaaCGTGGATAGCACACCCAaggccctgcctcagtctccaacaCTGAGAAGACAATGCTACACTGGACATCGAGCCAAGAAATCTCACACAGAACTCAGGAGTTACAGACGGAGCTCATGGAGATCCatatataggaatatatatgtgtgtatacctagaaattaatttatactttaaaaaaacttgCAGAGTTCACACACACTTTGCACTCAGCTTCCCAAAATCAACATCTTACATAACAACAGTACAGTTACAAAACTGGAGGGAAACCCCTTTATTCCTGACTGTAAACGCAGCGTCCGGGGactcctaaccactgggccagcATCTCCATGCTCTTTGCAGCAATTTCTCACGAGTTACAATACTTTACTCTTCatgtgccttttgttttgttttgttttttgagacagatacTCACGCTACAGCTCGGGCTGGCCTAgtactcagtctgtagcccaggctggccgtaAACTCACAGTAACATGCTGCCTgaacctcctgagttctgaggttacaggcatgagccaccaactCAGCCTCTAATTGTTTTTATTAGAATTCCtaatgcaggggctggagagatggctcagaggttaagagcactggctgttcttccagaggtcctgagttcaattcccagcaaccacatgctggctcacagccatccataatgagatctggtgccctcttctggcataaagttatacatgcaaataaagcactcatacataaaataagtagatattaaaaaaaaaaaaaaaagaattactaacGCATATTGATTAAACAAGTTAGTGGATCTGATTGTGACATTTACACATTTGCCCATGCTGTGCCTTGGTCCTTTCTTCAGCCTTCTGTTGCCCCTCCTACCTCTCCAGCTTTTTTAGTAACAGTCCCTCTTGAGAGAAGTGAAGGCATGCTTGTCTTTAAACCTCTGCATTCTTTTGCTTAACACAATTTCCTGTTCCATCTATTTCTTCAGATGATACCTTTAATTCTCTTTACAACTGAATATTACTccagtgtccacacacacacactttctttatccatgtaTCTGTTCTCAGGCATTCAATCTGTCCCATTTGTGAACAGTGCAATAAACAGCGTGTGGTGGTCTgaaggagaatggcccccatgagGTCATAGATCTGAATGCCTGGTCTCCAGGTGGTGGAccgtttaggaaggattaggaggtgtgtccttgttggaggaggtgtgtcactggggatgggctttgaagttgcaaaagctcacaccaggcccaggttctctctgcctgctgcctgcatcCTGTCACTCTTCTGTAGGGACGATCATGGACTGAGCCTCCGGCACTGTGAGCAAGCCCTCGTTAAAAGCTTtcataagttgtcttggtcatgtcCCCTCACACAACAGTGCAGTGACTACAACCTGGGGCACTCAGGAATCTCTCCCAAGTTGTCCTACATCCTCCACGTGCCTATCCAGGAGGAGGCGAGCTGGGTCCTATGGTAGTCGTGGTTTCGGTTTTCTGAAATGTTGCACTGATTTCCATAGACACTAGACTAGCTTCCCTTCCCAGCACCGGAGGGCTTGTTCTCTTCACATGCTGACCAGCATCTACAGAAACATCTGGAGCCCTCGGCCCCCTCCAATTTCCCTTTCTCACATTGACTCGATTGGCTCTCTTCTTCAGAAAAGAGGTGCAgccctctgcctgcctgtgttcACAAACCTATTGGCCACTTCAGAGAAACAACTGTGCCTCATGGACCTACCCTCTCCCACTGCTTTGACCAGACTCCACTTCTCTTCAAACCCTGCACAGCCCTGGGCCTTCCACACAGTACTCACGCTGAGTCCCTGTCAGCTTCCAAAGGAACACAGCCTGCTTCCCACTCCAGCCTCTCCTGGGGCAGGCCCTCCCTCCACAACCAAGCCAACAGAACATCTGTCTATGAACCACACCTCCACACAACCACAGTTAGTCCGTGTACCAACATCCCTTCAAACACTCTCCACATTCATAACATCAAATCCACAGGAAGCACTGGCATCTGCCACTGGGGCCTACTTCCTCTTCAACGTGTCCTGATCCCGGGCCCTGTCCACATCAGTGTGTGGGAGTCCTCTTTCCTTTACAGTGGTTCCTTCCAGACGAGCTTGGTGctcctgtctcttctctgcttcctctaccATTTCCAGTAGACCTGGAGGGCTGCTGGGTGTCCTCACCCTCTGGGGTAATCAGCCTGATCACCTCTCCGACACAGCAGAGTAAATGTGTCTGTTTCCCTCTCCTTGGACTAGATCTCCTTCAGAAAAGGAAGTACACTTTCATTTCTGTAGCAGCCACAGGACCTAGCAAAGACCCTGAGGCTTGCTGCTGTTGTGGGAgacatataacccaggctggctttgaactcccaatcctcctgcctctacctcccaagtgctaagattacaggcctgtgctgcGAATCCCACCAAAACTTCTTGTTGCAGAATTCTTTGCACAGCTGACAGGGCCACCGTGTCCACCGCCCCTTCTTTTACTAAGGGCATTTCTCATGACTGCTAACTTGGCAGTTTACTTCCAGGCTCTGGAATCAAACATCAGAGGGTTTCAAGGAAGGGTGTCAGTCCCTTTTACAAGGGACACCACCACGTGGCcggacatacctttaatcccagcactccagagcagAGGCGGGTAGATAGATATCCATGTTCCATTGAGTTCAAAGCCTGTTCTACTTacggagttccaggccagccagggatacatagtgatgCCCAGAAAAACCACATGCGTCTCAGTTTCCTCAGTGCAGAATGGAGATAATAACGGCGCCCACTTCTTACAATTGAtgattaaatgtaaaatatacgTCCAAGTCTTCAGGGCGGAACTTGGCGTGTGGTAGACAGAGAAATGACTACAGCCATTTACTAACTAGATTAAGAACGCTGaagcccagcactcaaggggTTAAGGCTGGAGGATTTTCCAGAGTTCAAAGCCTGTCTCAGCTATAGTGTGAGGCCAGTCTCCTACGTACATCACTTTCCCAAAAGGAAGAGCCCTGGTGTTTTTCCAGGCTCATCACTAACACACCCCACTGCCCGTCTGAGCTCACTGTATCaagtccgccccccccccccccatgcctctTGAAGCAGTCGAATTAAAATTCCACGGCCTCACTCCAAAAGGAGACAGACCTTGAGCTCCAGGCAGGCGCGAGGATGGCAGCGGGGGGCAGTGGGGAGAGCTGCAAGTCACCATCCCGCAGGACCGAGGTGCACACAGCCGGCTCTGCAGGCCTCGGAGCCACCCCTGGGCCACCTCGGGGACCCTCCCCCGCTCTCCACGCGCGTACTCACCGCAGCCCGCTCCCCAGGCTCCCCACGCCAGCAAGGACGCCGACCTCCGGGGTGGCCCCTGCCGCCCGGCCTGTGGGGTGCGGCTGAGTGTCACGACGCCTTTAAGTGGTGCCCGCCCGGCCCGCCCCCGCCCTGGCCCGCCCTGGCTCCTGCCGGCTCGCCCAGGCtgctgcccgcccgcccgcggtGCTTTCCTCCCAGGCTCGGGGAACTCCAGGGTGAAAACCACACGCACTTCCTCCTCACCCGCCGTGGCAGCCCCGGACGGGGATTTCCGTGGCCTTCGGTGCGTGACTTCCTGGGCCCAGCTCGACAGCGTGGCGTTTACTGAAAGTTCTGACTTCTTGGTGGCCAGCTCATTGGAAGCCTTGAAAACAGATGTGCAGCCTTTGGGTCCGCATGCCTGGAAGaggccctgccctccccccccccccccctcgcctGCAGCCTCCAAATCCTTCACAGTGAAAAAAAAGGCCACAACTTTCCAGTCTACaactgctgaattaaaaaaaaaaaaaaaaaaaaaaaaaggcaaaaaaaaaaaccctgtaactCTCTGgttattttcactttttgttttggtcAAGAAAGAGATGAAcgtttttttaaaaaccatgtaGATCTCTTGTTCAGTTTATCTTTACTGTTTTAAAGATCAGAACTAGAGCTGCAGGTGGTAgctaacgcctttaatcccagccccgggaaggctgaggcaggaggatccctgtgattCCAGGTCAGCCccggctacacagtgagactttgttttAAAGAGGTTAGAACTATGTTAGTTCTGGAATTGAAAGGATTGTTCGGGGGCGGGAGAGACCGCTAAGCAGCGGCTGCGCTTGCAGAGGTTTGGGCTTCTGCTCCCAGCATCCATAGGTGCCTCACAGACCCCTGCAGCTCCAAttccgggggtgggggtgtccaacgccctcttctggccaccacaggcactGCACCCGCATGCGCACAGGCGTGAAGCTAAACAAACatacttttggggggggggtggatttcGAGAcaatatttctctgtgtagccctggctgtcctgtaactccctCTGtgcatcaggctggcctcgaactcagagatccaccttcctctgtctcccaagtgctgggattaaaggcatgtgccaccacccagccatactttaaaaacaaacaaacaaaaaaaaaaactgttttgatCTGTTTTAGTGggtattttcttgtatttttgttttgttttgccttgctgttctttgttttataaacaGGATGAATAGATCTAGAAAAACAAAGTTCTTTCCTTTCGATTTTTCTCTTATAAGAGATGAGCTAAGCTGTATCTGCTCTAGGAAAATCTTGGCGTTTGTCGTCTAACTCGTCTGTCTTCTTCCATTTTCAGCGGGTTGGCAGCAAACTTAAAGCAGCTTTACTCTGAGGTGAGGGGCCCACTCTTCATTCTAGGAATAGGAGGCTGGACTGTGGGCTCAGCTGAGGTGAGTGGGGTTGTGGTGGCTGCCTCTGACCGCATAGCAACCACTGGAAGTCTACCAGATAGCTTAAGTTTGTCAGTCCCATGGAGAGTTCCATCCACCTTTGAGCCTCTTTTTGAGGGCAGAATCACATCATCAGTCTCCCTTGCAATGTTTGCACATTTTATTGCTGACTCTTTTTTAGTTATTAAGCAAGGTGTGGCTCTAAGCCTGTGAACAGGACTTGATAAGCTGGAGCAGAAGACAGCTGTGGCCTCCAAGGCCACCTAGGTTACACAATGAAGTCCAGGGCAGCCTGGACAAGAGTTAGACTATTCCTCAAAACTGATGATGAGAATTAAAGTTATTTTCTGGATAAACTCTAACTTGCGTATGGGCAGGGACAGTATGTCTTTTATTCTATGCTTTATTCTAGCATCAGCAGGATGCTTGCTCATGATAGGTGCTTAGTATCTTGATTAATAAACTGAGCCAACCAATCCTCTGGGTTTTCTCCATTCTCAACTTGCATTCAGATCTTTAAGTGTAGAGCTCTTCTACTATTGATACTCCAAATATATTTGCTCACTAAATAGCCATCTAAAGTtattattaacttatttttaagttgggtgtatatgtatgtgtgcacacggtAGTGCAATGCTTACATGAGCCAGAAGGGTCAGTAGATGCCCCAGAACTGAAGTGACAGAAGGTAACTCAAGTGCtgagtcccctgcaagagcagatGCTTGAGTTtctagccatctttccagcctaaaATAGGCTTTTCAAGCAGGAATTattaaggaaacatttaaataaagaagaaaggtagccaggcagtggtggtgcttgcctttaatcccagcactcgggaggcagaggcaggcggatctctgtgagttcaaggccagcctgggctacagagggagttccaggatagccagcactacacagtgagaccctgtctcgacaaaaccagaggaggaggaggaggaagaggaggaggagagtagaCACAAAACCATTGTTTTCTCTGCTCAGTTTCCTCTGCCATCAGTACCCAGCCAGCTGAGAGTGGCAGGGATTGCAGACCCTGGCTGACACACGGCGATGCATTCCCAGTATCTTATTAAATCATCCAGTGTATTTTCCCTCAAAGGCCATCACAATTTCTTCCTAAGTAAGAATTTCACATCAAAAAATAGTATAAAAACTTTGCTCAACCTTTCCCAACTGtaacttttaaagttttaactttattttattttattttattttattttattttattttattttattttactgatacAGGTtcttctctacatagccctggtcatcctggaacgctgcatagaccaggctggcttcaggctcacagagatccacctgcctccacctctcaagtgctgggattattttttttatatacgAAGATTCTAACCAAGAGCTTAGAATCAAAAGTGAGGATAAAATCCAACTGGAGCCATGGCACCCTGGCTCCAAAGTAAGTGACAGGGATTTCCTGGTTTAGTGACAATTTCATGATGTCCTGTACACAACCAGGGTGAGGCACAGTGATGCACCTTTAGTACCatcactcgagaggcagaggcaggtggatctctgggagtttgaggccagcctggtctacacagcaagttccaggcctgtcAGAGCTATatcatgagtccctgtctcaaaaataaacaaatagataaatataacCAGATCAGTTTTAACAAAGTCCTCATAAAGCtccaattgagaaaaaaaattatttaatattaatatcaatattCTGTAATGATGAAATTTGCCCCTTATAAATTGCAGCTTACTTTAATCCTGATGATACTATCATGAAATGAGGTTTATCTGGCATCAAAGCACACgttttttatattacatttgtttatttactcatttattatgtggatgtgtgtgcatgccacagcacacacatgtgaaagGACATTTTGTGggggttggttctttccttccaccatgtgggtaccagggaattgaactcgggcCACTAGGTTTGATAGTGATATCAAGTGATAGATAATGATACACGAGCCATCTTCCTGATCTTTAAGTGTACACCTCCACaggttgtttgattgtttgtttgtttttctaatagGGTTTTAtgcagtccagactggccttgaatctttgatcctcctgcttcctcctctggagttctgggactgtaagtgtgcaccactgctgcgggccgcaggaatatcataagaactcagctggttatggcaaggtcactacctggagggatcatggaattcctccagaggaagccaaattccaaggagcttttggtgttac
This window harbors:
- the Birc3 gene encoding baculoviral IAP repeat-containing protein 3, with product MNMVQDSVLSKLRKSADTFELKYDFSCELYRLSTYSAFPAGVPVSERSLARAGFYYTGVNDKVKCFCCGLMLDNWKQGDSPVEKHRQLYPSCSFVHTLNPANHLEASPKSSLPSAAPSTMPSLGASLENTGYFSGSYSSFPSDPVNFRANPDCPSLRTSPYDFAMNTEKARLLTYQTWPLSFLSPADLARAGFYYVGPGDRVACFACGGKLSNWEPKDDAMSEHRRHFPSCPFLKDRSRSASRYTVSNVSMQTQEARVRTFFNWPSGALVPPQQLASAGFYYTGHSDDVKCFCCDGGLRCWESGDDPWVEHAKWFPRCEFLVRIKGQEFVDHVQAGYPHLLEQLLSTSDTPEDENEDSPIVHFGPGESSEDAVMMSTPVVKAALEMGFSRSLVRQTVQRQILATGDNYRTVSDLVIGLLDAEDEIREEQKEQAAEETESDDLTLIRRNKMVLFQHLTSVTPILDCLLRARAITEQESDAVKQKPQTLQARTLIETVLAKGNAAAASFRNSLQESDPELYQDLFVRQDIRRLPTDDIAALPMEEQLRKLQEERTCKVCMDREVSIVFIPCGHLVVCKDCAPSLRKCPICRGAIKGTVRTFLS